A window of the Chloroflexus sp. Y-396-1 genome harbors these coding sequences:
- a CDS encoding NAD(P)-dependent oxidoreductase: MRILITGSSGMIGTNLGLRLLEAGHDVFGIDRRVNTWTDRIPTLLQDLAVPQRDFRAGIGGAPYPPCDLVVHLAANAKVHDLVTEPHRALENINITYNVLEYCRLHDLPIIFASSREVYGDIHRYITEETRADFSFTESPYSASKIAGEALIYAYARCYGLRYIVFRFSNVYGRFDNDLNRMERVIPLFIHRIRRGEPVTVYGSDKVLDFTYIDDCIDGIMRGITRLCRGEVVNRTINLAYGEGNSLIRVAELIGQALGRQPEIIVQPAKRVGEVTYYVADIRQARELLGFQPQVPLPEGIRRAVAWSHGEKTV, translated from the coding sequence ATGCGCATCCTGATCACCGGTTCTTCTGGCATGATTGGCACCAATCTCGGCCTGCGGTTACTTGAGGCAGGTCATGACGTTTTTGGGATTGACCGACGGGTGAATACATGGACTGATCGCATCCCTACGCTACTACAAGACCTTGCTGTTCCGCAGCGCGATTTTCGTGCAGGTATCGGCGGTGCACCTTATCCACCGTGTGATCTAGTGGTGCATCTCGCAGCCAATGCTAAGGTCCACGATCTGGTAACCGAGCCACATCGAGCGTTGGAAAACATCAACATTACATATAATGTGCTTGAATATTGCCGACTACACGACTTGCCAATCATCTTTGCCTCATCGCGTGAGGTATACGGCGATATTCATCGGTATATCACGGAAGAGACTCGCGCCGATTTTAGCTTTACCGAAAGTCCATACTCGGCGTCAAAAATTGCCGGCGAAGCGTTGATCTACGCCTACGCACGTTGTTACGGCTTACGCTACATTGTGTTTCGCTTTTCCAATGTTTATGGCCGTTTTGATAACGATCTTAATCGCATGGAACGGGTGATTCCGTTGTTTATCCATCGGATCAGGCGTGGTGAACCGGTAACAGTGTACGGTAGTGATAAAGTGCTCGATTTTACGTATATCGATGATTGTATCGATGGTATTATGCGCGGTATCACACGTTTATGTAGAGGGGAAGTTGTCAATCGTACTATCAATCTGGCTTATGGCGAGGGTAATTCACTGATTCGAGTGGCCGAATTGATCGGTCAGGCTTTAGGTCGACAGCCAGAGATTATCGTCCAACCGGCTAAGCGGGTTGGCGAAGTGACCTACTACGTAGCCGATATTCGACAGGCCCGTGAATTGCTGGGTTTTCAGCCGCAGGTACCGTTACCTGAAGGCATTCGCCGTGCCGTGGCATGGTCGCACGGAGAGAAGACCGTATGA
- a CDS encoding ABC transporter permease, with amino-acid sequence MLNLIEALRIAVNSLLANKLRAILTMLGIIIGVGAVIALLALGGAIQTLVTSELQGLGSNLVFLFAGTNDPETNRRVPPRLTNEDIAAIADPLNVPAVAAVCAEFSRRALTTYGGASYDALIAGVSANYLQVRNARVAVGSFFDERALELRSREAVLGHRVAQRLFPNGADPIGQRIRINGIGFQVIGVMAERGGSFASNEDDQIFVPLTTAQDRLFPPPQNVTRRVDVTVVYIQARDENSIDDLIDQVTALLRQRNGLTYQDNNFTIVTQQDLVSSFATITGAITIFLGAIAAISLVVGGIGIMNIMLVSVTERTREIGLRKAVGARRNDIRLQFLVEATVLSLMGGVLGIALGYALAAIGTALLANFSPNARAEVSLDAILLATLTSIAVGIFFGLYPADRAARLDPIAALRYE; translated from the coding sequence ATGCTAAATCTGATCGAAGCACTACGGATTGCTGTTAATAGTCTGCTGGCCAATAAATTGCGCGCCATCCTGACCATGCTTGGCATCATTATTGGGGTTGGTGCAGTGATTGCCCTACTAGCATTGGGTGGTGCGATTCAAACCCTGGTAACCAGCGAGTTACAAGGGTTGGGCAGCAATCTAGTCTTCTTGTTTGCCGGTACCAACGATCCGGAAACGAATCGTCGCGTACCACCACGCCTGACTAATGAAGACATCGCCGCAATCGCCGATCCGCTGAACGTACCGGCAGTTGCCGCAGTCTGTGCTGAGTTCAGTCGGCGTGCCCTGACTACCTATGGTGGCGCTAGCTACGATGCCCTGATTGCCGGTGTAAGCGCCAATTATTTACAGGTACGGAATGCACGAGTCGCAGTAGGGAGCTTCTTCGATGAACGAGCGCTTGAGTTACGTTCACGCGAGGCGGTCTTGGGCCATCGGGTTGCCCAACGGCTCTTCCCCAATGGCGCCGACCCCATCGGGCAGCGGATTCGGATCAACGGGATTGGCTTTCAGGTGATCGGCGTGATGGCCGAACGGGGTGGAAGTTTCGCGTCAAATGAAGATGATCAAATTTTCGTACCGCTTACTACTGCTCAAGACCGGCTCTTCCCACCGCCACAAAATGTAACACGGCGCGTTGATGTAACGGTCGTCTATATCCAGGCCCGTGATGAAAATAGCATTGATGATCTGATCGATCAGGTGACGGCGCTGTTACGCCAACGGAATGGTCTGACCTATCAAGACAACAACTTTACCATTGTGACCCAGCAAGACCTGGTGAGTTCCTTCGCGACGATTACCGGTGCAATTACGATCTTCTTGGGCGCCATTGCCGCAATTTCCCTGGTGGTTGGGGGGATCGGGATTATGAATATCATGCTGGTGAGCGTGACCGAACGGACCCGCGAGATTGGGTTGCGCAAAGCCGTTGGTGCGCGTCGCAATGATATTCGGCTCCAGTTTCTGGTTGAAGCAACGGTACTCAGTCTGATGGGTGGAGTACTGGGAATTGCCCTCGGCTACGCGCTAGCAGCTATCGGTACGGCACTGCTAGCGAATTTTTCACCGAACGCACGGGCTGAAGTGAGCCTTGATGCAATTCTGCTGGCGACATTAACCTCGATTGCAGTTGGAATCTTCTTTGGTTTGTACCCGGCTGACCGGGCGGCGCGCCTCGATCCAATCGCGGCGCTGCGTTATGAGTAG
- a CDS encoding ABC transporter ATP-binding protein: MTAIVETKQLTRYYGEMLALNHLNLRIPAGAIYGFIGPNGAGKTTTMRILTTLLKPSGGEAWVAGFSVTHQRSEVRRVVGFMPDSFGFYNNMTAAEYLEFFAAAYQIPPSRWSRLIDDLLVLVDLSHKRDSDVMSLSRGMKQRLSLARTLIHDPQLLILDEPASGLDPRARVELRELLRELRRMGKTIMISSHILTELAEMCTHIGIIERGTLLASGDVTTIMRSLQPHRTFEVHVISDLEQAVTAATAANHVLAVRAVQDEGPPRLIIDIDGDDHAVSALLAHLVRHGVEIIHFTAQTSNLEEVFLQVTQSANTSA, translated from the coding sequence ATGACAGCAATTGTCGAAACCAAACAGCTTACCCGCTACTACGGTGAGATGCTGGCCCTTAATCATCTCAACCTACGCATTCCGGCGGGAGCTATCTACGGTTTTATCGGCCCCAACGGTGCCGGCAAAACAACAACGATGCGTATTTTGACCACCCTGCTCAAGCCTTCGGGTGGTGAGGCGTGGGTGGCCGGATTTTCGGTCACTCACCAGCGCAGCGAAGTCCGTCGCGTCGTTGGTTTCATGCCCGATTCATTTGGGTTCTACAACAACATGACGGCAGCCGAATACCTCGAATTTTTTGCCGCCGCGTATCAGATACCGCCATCACGTTGGTCAAGGCTGATCGATGATCTGCTGGTACTGGTCGACCTAAGCCACAAACGCGATAGTGATGTAATGTCACTCTCACGTGGTATGAAGCAGCGGCTCAGTCTGGCCCGCACGCTGATCCATGACCCACAACTGCTGATCCTGGATGAACCGGCTAGCGGCCTTGATCCACGGGCGCGCGTTGAGCTGCGTGAACTGCTTCGCGAGCTGCGTCGTATGGGCAAGACGATCATGATCAGCTCCCACATCCTGACCGAGCTGGCCGAGATGTGTACGCACATCGGGATCATCGAGCGTGGCACCCTACTGGCTTCAGGCGATGTTACGACGATTATGCGCTCGTTGCAGCCACACCGGACGTTTGAAGTGCATGTGATCAGCGATCTCGAACAAGCGGTTACTGCGGCAACTGCGGCGAATCATGTCCTCGCCGTGCGTGCAGTACAAGATGAAGGACCGCCACGTCTCATTATTGATATTGATGGCGACGATCATGCGGTTAGTGCATTGCTAGCGCATCTAGTACGGCATGGGGTCGAGATCATCCACTTTACTGCCCAAACTAGCAATCTGGAAGAGGTCTTCTTACAAGTTACCCAGAGCGCCAATACCTCAGCCTGA
- the purB gene encoding adenylosuccinate lyase, with product MTTNDMDMTQLAALGPLDGRYRNDVAALASFFSEAALFRYRVRVEVEYLIFLSRARGIHFVPPLTPPQQAALRALYRQFSDEDALAIAAWDRRVNHDVKAVEYWLRERLTALGLTGHLEAVHFALTSEDVNNLAYSLMVKEARELVLLPALEALRERIRQLADEEAATPMLARTHGQPATPTTFGKEMNVFYMRLRRAINDVMSIRITGKLNGASGVFAAHYAALPQIDWLKFSRAFVRSLDLEPILLTTQIEPHDTIAALCDALKRVGAILTDLSQDCWRYISDGYLVQAARAGEVGSSTMPHKVNPIDFENAEGNLALASALLELFSRKLPVSRLQRDLSDSTVLRNLGLAFGYCLLAYQRLLRGLQNIAVDRDRLRRDLDSHPEVLAEAIQTILRREGFAEPYELLKEFSRGRTLTADELKRFIASLPVSDAVRAELQALTPATYIGLAVKLAQLRDEATVGNWI from the coding sequence ATGACCACGAACGATATGGATATGACACAACTGGCAGCATTGGGACCGCTCGATGGTCGTTACCGCAATGATGTAGCAGCGCTGGCCAGCTTTTTCAGCGAAGCGGCTCTCTTTCGCTATCGGGTGCGGGTGGAAGTCGAATACCTGATCTTTCTCTCGCGTGCCCGCGGCATCCATTTCGTGCCACCGCTTACTCCGCCACAACAGGCTGCATTACGAGCGCTATACCGACAGTTCAGCGATGAAGATGCCCTGGCGATTGCAGCCTGGGATCGGCGAGTAAATCACGATGTGAAAGCGGTTGAATACTGGTTGCGAGAACGATTGACCGCCCTCGGTTTAACCGGTCATCTTGAGGCCGTTCACTTTGCGCTTACTTCAGAAGATGTCAACAATTTAGCATATTCATTGATGGTGAAAGAGGCGCGTGAGTTGGTCTTGCTGCCGGCCCTCGAAGCGTTGCGTGAACGAATACGGCAACTGGCCGACGAAGAGGCGGCGACCCCTATGCTGGCTCGTACCCATGGTCAACCGGCTACACCGACGACGTTTGGGAAAGAAATGAATGTCTTCTACATGCGATTACGGCGGGCGATCAACGATGTGATGTCGATTCGCATTACCGGCAAACTCAACGGCGCCAGCGGTGTCTTCGCCGCGCATTATGCCGCGTTGCCCCAGATCGACTGGTTGAAATTTTCGCGGGCGTTTGTCCGCTCACTCGATCTGGAACCAATCTTGCTGACCACGCAGATTGAACCGCACGATACAATCGCCGCGCTCTGTGATGCCCTCAAACGGGTAGGAGCCATTCTGACCGATCTGAGCCAGGATTGCTGGCGTTACATTAGTGATGGCTATCTGGTACAGGCTGCCCGCGCTGGTGAAGTAGGTTCTTCAACCATGCCGCACAAGGTAAACCCAATTGACTTCGAGAATGCGGAGGGCAATCTGGCCCTGGCCAGTGCACTGCTTGAGCTGTTCAGTCGCAAATTGCCGGTTTCACGGCTCCAGCGTGATCTTTCCGATAGTACCGTCTTACGAAATCTTGGCCTGGCCTTCGGTTACTGTCTGCTTGCCTATCAGCGGTTACTCCGCGGTCTGCAAAACATCGCCGTTGACCGTGACCGTCTACGCCGCGATCTCGATTCCCACCCGGAAGTGTTGGCCGAAGCGATTCAGACGATTTTGCGCCGTGAGGGTTTTGCTGAACCATACGAATTGTTGAAAGAGTTTTCACGTGGTCGTACTCTCACCGCCGATGAACTAAAACGCTTTATTGCCAGTCTTCCGGTCAGTGATGCGGTGCGCGCCGAGTTGCAGGCTCTTACTCCGGCAACGTATATCGGTCTGGCCGTCAAACTTGCCCAACTGCGCGATGAGGCGACGGTCGGCAACTGGATATAG
- a CDS encoding NAD(P)H-dependent oxidoreductase subunit E — translation MAAVELTVCRLCARSRPDIWKTLARLRAEYPHELCIVELDCMAACDDVPAIMIDYDYVPRITPQQLIELVEARLNGKEEIGKTSQR, via the coding sequence ATGGCCGCTGTTGAATTAACCGTTTGTCGGCTCTGTGCACGCAGCCGTCCCGACATCTGGAAGACTCTGGCCCGTTTACGGGCTGAGTATCCTCATGAGCTGTGCATTGTGGAACTTGACTGTATGGCCGCCTGTGATGATGTACCGGCGATCATGATAGATTACGACTATGTTCCACGCATTACCCCGCAGCAATTGATCGAACTGGTTGAAGCACGTCTGAATGGGAAAGAGGAAATCGGCAAGACGAGTCAAAGGTAG
- a CDS encoding efflux RND transporter periplasmic adaptor subunit has protein sequence MAQSSRPRRRTSRFWWGIGILLIIGGIVAGTFVFNRGQQTNLRLNYALTRPQRSPIQATVNASGSIQPQQVLDLAFTSSGLIREVLVQVGDQVTAGQALARLDTRDLELRVEQAAAQLAQAQANLDRLLAGPSEAEVAAAEAQLAQAQAQLRQTTGNVTEKDLEAARAQVEQARANLARLLGGPKASEVAQAQAQVDQAAAALQAQRDSLSAAKTRAESQLLQAANNLRDRQAEYSRIYNDNREREQQLARFGQSLPQSALDNEAAALRAVQNAEEQMRQAKIAYDQAVQAEITGIAQAEAQLRSAQANLDRILAGADTDQVAAARAQLAQAEANLNKLLGDQRAGSLAAANAAVASAQANLKRITAPPSEADLTSAEAQVASARANLAQAQLALERATLVAPIAGVVAEVNLEVGELYNAARPAVVLADLSRYYVDVTVDEIDVAQITVGQPVILVLDALPNLDLRGTVARINPLSIVQSGVTAYTVRIVTDNPPTAVRPGMSASADIIVAEKSEALVVPRRAIRVERGQFFVDVTIDPTLCNLDITQRPLQPAVQAVAVQTGLSNEQIIEIIAGNIDENSCIYVPGVDARFNLFSGPPPGVRNR, from the coding sequence ATGGCTCAGTCATCACGTCCTCGTCGTCGAACATCGCGGTTTTGGTGGGGTATTGGCATTCTCCTCATTATTGGTGGTATTGTTGCCGGGACGTTTGTGTTTAATCGTGGTCAACAGACCAATCTGCGGCTTAACTATGCACTGACTCGTCCGCAGCGTAGTCCGATTCAAGCGACGGTGAATGCTAGTGGTTCAATTCAACCGCAACAGGTGCTCGATCTCGCATTTACCAGTAGTGGCCTGATCAGAGAGGTATTGGTGCAAGTCGGTGATCAGGTCACTGCCGGTCAGGCGTTAGCCCGTCTCGATACACGTGATCTCGAACTGCGGGTTGAACAGGCGGCAGCACAACTGGCTCAGGCCCAGGCAAATCTCGATCGATTGCTGGCCGGGCCGAGTGAAGCCGAGGTAGCTGCGGCTGAGGCACAACTGGCTCAGGCCCAGGCCCAATTGCGCCAGACAACCGGTAATGTAACCGAGAAAGACCTGGAAGCGGCCCGCGCCCAGGTCGAGCAGGCCCGGGCTAATCTTGCACGCTTGTTGGGCGGGCCAAAGGCCAGCGAGGTGGCGCAGGCTCAGGCCCAAGTTGACCAGGCAGCCGCAGCATTGCAAGCGCAGCGCGACTCGCTCTCGGCGGCCAAGACGCGGGCCGAGTCGCAGTTGTTGCAGGCGGCAAACAACCTGCGCGACCGTCAGGCAGAGTACAGTCGGATTTATAACGATAATCGTGAACGTGAGCAACAACTGGCAAGATTCGGCCAGTCGCTGCCGCAATCTGCACTTGACAACGAAGCGGCTGCGCTGCGTGCAGTACAGAATGCTGAAGAGCAGATGCGACAGGCAAAGATTGCTTACGATCAGGCGGTGCAGGCCGAAATTACCGGAATTGCTCAGGCTGAAGCGCAGTTGCGCAGCGCTCAAGCTAATCTCGATCGCATACTGGCCGGTGCTGACACCGATCAAGTAGCTGCGGCACGGGCCCAATTGGCGCAAGCCGAAGCGAACCTGAACAAGTTGCTTGGCGATCAACGAGCTGGGAGTCTGGCTGCCGCCAATGCCGCAGTTGCCAGTGCGCAGGCCAATCTCAAGCGAATTACCGCACCACCAAGCGAAGCTGATTTGACTAGCGCCGAGGCGCAAGTCGCCAGCGCACGAGCGAATCTGGCGCAAGCGCAGCTTGCTCTTGAGCGAGCGACACTGGTCGCGCCAATTGCCGGTGTAGTGGCCGAAGTCAATCTTGAGGTGGGTGAATTGTACAACGCAGCGCGACCGGCGGTGGTACTGGCCGATCTCAGTAGATATTATGTTGATGTTACTGTTGACGAGATCGATGTTGCTCAGATTACCGTTGGTCAGCCGGTCATACTTGTGCTCGACGCTCTGCCTAACCTCGATCTGCGCGGGACTGTCGCACGTATTAATCCGCTCTCAATCGTGCAATCGGGGGTAACCGCTTACACGGTACGAATCGTTACCGACAATCCGCCAACGGCAGTGCGACCGGGTATGTCGGCCAGCGCCGATATTATCGTGGCCGAAAAGAGCGAAGCGCTGGTAGTGCCTCGACGGGCCATCCGTGTGGAAAGGGGGCAGTTCTTTGTTGATGTGACGATTGATCCAACATTATGTAATCTCGATATTACCCAACGCCCATTACAACCGGCAGTACAGGCAGTGGCGGTGCAAACTGGCTTGAGTAACGAGCAGATCATCGAGATCATTGCAGGAAATATCGATGAAAACAGTTGTATCTATGTGCCAGGGGTAGATGCGCGCTTTAATCTCTTCAGCGGCCCGCCTCCCGGTGTTCGCAATCGCTGA
- a CDS encoding ATP-binding protein — protein sequence MTEHQSELHLSDQVNERSIPTERVQHWLQTGITWLALQEPERLFPALVTGVIDMLPAVTAAVLWLVKGSSLQPVAQAGLTMPPATHDQWLRLRLRSGEGAAGLAWQREALVQQHGEHGYRELQGIASPQAQAVFQAISDLLPRSLTVTAIPLRAGPSFVGVLELIGVPTDSFRLATVDLEMIAGMVAAAIRNAQLYDELRRSHQRLKAFDAVVTSISTAADLPDLVQSVLTVVLELTPAQSGALLLFDPAQERLQISAWSHIDPAALSCFDQVAVDASPCAEIVRYGQPAVRPLLSERGETPLLEAGLMAAAYLPLLAGGTVTGVLALFGDLEFTRAIDKDMLMPICNQVGFAIANVRLYEDSQRERRKFHTVVESIAEGVLLCDRYGRLTLANQAAHDLLPQANLSFETPLATIPELYDLRDLDGHPLTPDELPFTRALRGETFSDYRLMRHLPDQTERFFSFSGAPAVNERGEVEGAVITFRDITATQKVQRAKDEFLAVAAHELRSPLAAVRSYADLLLRREQQREGDPRDLHGLTILTQQVSHMLRLVDNLLDVSRLDAGQFDLQYQQINLVTLVQQVIDQQRPSAGNRELLLEGETTELIITCDPMRIRQVLTNLISNAIKYSPPESVIGVRLRSAILLNSQVPAVLISVSDQGPGIPPEEQERVFQRYYRAPGRQAEGLGLGLYLSREIVQMHGGQIWIESREGQGSTFMVLLPVEQPQRSANDRISELR from the coding sequence ATGACGGAGCACCAGTCTGAGCTGCATCTTTCTGATCAGGTAAACGAACGGTCAATCCCCACCGAACGAGTACAACATTGGTTGCAGACCGGTATTACCTGGCTAGCGTTGCAAGAACCAGAACGCCTCTTTCCAGCGCTGGTGACGGGTGTGATTGACATGTTACCGGCAGTTACGGCGGCGGTTCTCTGGTTGGTTAAGGGCAGCAGTTTGCAACCGGTGGCACAGGCCGGCTTGACGATGCCCCCCGCTACGCATGATCAATGGCTGCGGCTCAGGTTACGCAGCGGTGAGGGTGCAGCCGGATTAGCCTGGCAACGCGAAGCTCTTGTGCAACAACATGGCGAGCACGGCTATCGCGAACTCCAGGGCATTGCATCACCCCAGGCGCAAGCGGTGTTTCAGGCCATCAGCGATCTGTTGCCCCGTAGCTTGACAGTAACCGCCATCCCGTTACGAGCCGGACCATCGTTTGTCGGTGTGCTGGAATTGATCGGTGTCCCTACCGATTCCTTCCGACTAGCAACAGTTGACCTCGAGATGATTGCCGGGATGGTCGCGGCAGCGATTCGCAATGCCCAGCTCTACGATGAACTCCGCCGTAGTCATCAGCGGTTGAAGGCGTTTGATGCTGTTGTTACCTCGATCAGCACCGCCGCCGATCTACCTGACCTAGTGCAGAGCGTGTTGACCGTCGTCCTCGAACTCACACCAGCCCAGAGTGGTGCACTTTTGCTGTTCGACCCGGCTCAAGAGCGGCTCCAGATCAGTGCCTGGTCTCATATCGACCCGGCAGCGCTGAGCTGTTTTGACCAGGTCGCGGTTGATGCTAGCCCCTGCGCCGAGATTGTGCGTTACGGTCAGCCTGCCGTTCGTCCCCTCTTATCTGAACGTGGTGAAACGCCGCTGCTGGAAGCTGGCCTGATGGCCGCAGCGTATCTTCCGCTGCTGGCCGGTGGTACGGTTACCGGTGTACTGGCATTGTTCGGCGATCTCGAATTCACCAGGGCTATTGATAAAGATATGTTGATGCCAATCTGTAATCAGGTTGGCTTTGCGATTGCGAACGTTCGCTTGTACGAAGACAGCCAACGTGAGCGACGGAAATTTCATACGGTCGTCGAGTCGATTGCCGAAGGGGTATTACTCTGCGACCGCTATGGTCGGCTGACACTGGCGAATCAGGCGGCCCATGATCTGCTTCCCCAGGCCAATTTGAGTTTTGAAACCCCACTGGCAACCATTCCTGAACTCTACGATTTGCGTGATCTCGATGGTCATCCGCTAACGCCCGACGAGCTTCCGTTTACCCGTGCGCTTCGCGGTGAGACATTCTCTGATTATCGGTTGATGCGGCACTTACCCGATCAAACCGAACGCTTTTTTAGCTTCAGTGGTGCACCGGCAGTCAATGAACGGGGAGAGGTTGAGGGCGCAGTGATTACATTCCGTGATATTACCGCAACGCAGAAGGTTCAACGGGCGAAAGATGAATTCCTAGCCGTAGCTGCCCATGAATTGCGCAGTCCACTGGCAGCGGTGCGCAGTTATGCCGATCTCTTGCTACGACGTGAACAACAGCGCGAGGGTGATCCCCGCGATCTGCACGGGTTGACTATCCTGACCCAACAGGTATCGCACATGCTGCGCCTGGTGGATAATTTGCTCGATGTTTCTCGTCTCGATGCCGGTCAGTTTGATTTGCAGTACCAGCAGATCAATCTGGTGACCTTAGTCCAGCAGGTAATCGACCAGCAGCGGCCCAGCGCCGGTAATCGAGAGTTACTGCTCGAAGGTGAAACGACTGAATTGATCATCACCTGCGATCCGATGCGTATTCGTCAGGTTCTGACCAATCTGATCAGCAATGCCATCAAGTACAGCCCCCCCGAGAGCGTGATCGGTGTGCGTCTCCGGAGTGCGATCTTGTTGAACAGTCAGGTACCTGCCGTTCTGATTAGTGTCAGCGATCAAGGGCCAGGCATTCCACCCGAAGAACAGGAGCGCGTCTTCCAGCGCTATTACCGTGCCCCAGGCCGACAGGCCGAAGGGCTAGGGTTGGGCCTCTACCTGAGCCGTGAAATCGTCCAGATGCACGGTGGTCAGATCTGGATCGAAAGCCGTGAAGGTCAGGGCAGTACCTTTATGGTGCTCTTACCGGTTGAACAACCGCAACGTTCGGCCAATGATCGCATCTCAGAGTTACGTTAA
- a CDS encoding MarR family winged helix-turn-helix transcriptional regulator, producing the protein MDEQAARSHHADVIDDIVRQITWQSQKQLLQTLSRPDINLTLPQMVTLFAIREAGLCRMSDLAEITQQSAGTLTGIVDRLIDEHLVGRVRDAEDRRVVQVMLTRQGEQRLALVEEARRADMDRILSRFSLEQLRDLEHLLQLLLDGINELISSRDSEQHLHGQVNSSLNRPT; encoded by the coding sequence ATGGATGAACAAGCGGCCCGTTCCCATCATGCTGATGTTATTGACGATATAGTGCGTCAGATCACGTGGCAGAGCCAGAAGCAGTTGTTGCAAACGCTTAGCAGACCTGACATTAACTTGACTTTGCCACAGATGGTAACACTGTTTGCAATTCGAGAAGCTGGTCTTTGTCGGATGAGTGATCTGGCCGAGATTACCCAGCAGTCGGCGGGAACGCTAACCGGTATCGTTGATCGCTTGATTGATGAACATCTGGTTGGGCGCGTGCGCGATGCCGAAGATCGACGGGTTGTTCAGGTAATGCTGACACGCCAGGGCGAACAGCGGCTGGCGTTGGTTGAAGAGGCACGACGTGCCGATATGGATCGTATTCTATCTCGATTTAGCCTGGAGCAATTGCGTGACCTCGAACACCTGCTCCAACTCCTTCTTGATGGTATCAATGAGTTGATCAGCAGCCGCGACTCTGAACAACATCTGCACGGGCAGGTCAATTCATCACTCAACCGTCCTACGTAA